From one Henriciella marina DSM 19595 genomic stretch:
- a CDS encoding aminotransferase class V-fold PLP-dependent enzyme, whose amino-acid sequence MMARALDLQAIRADFPILSRDVNGKPLVYLDNAASAQTPDAVLDCMSNQARTAYANVHRGLHTLANETTEAYEAARGKVRHFLNAEGDENIIFTKGGTEAMNLVASGITDMIEPGDEIVLSIMEHHSNIVPWHFLRERHGAVLKWVPVLEDGSLDMDALEKAVGPKTKLVTLTHMSNILGTKTDARRATEIAHAAGAYILIDGCQSGVHLDIDVQDIGCDFYVLTGHKIYGPSGIGALYGRMEALEALRPYQGGGEMIEIVEQDRVTYNSPPHKFEAGTPPILQAIGFGAAIDWLSAFDMDEVRTHETSLLKKATEELTAINGVRIHGTSEGKGPVLSFSLEGVHPHDIAQLLDRYGVAIRAGHHCAQPLMTHLGVSATARASFALYNTLDEVDAFIGALNKARGMLL is encoded by the coding sequence ATGATGGCGCGTGCCCTGGACCTTCAAGCCATTCGCGCTGACTTCCCGATTCTCAGCCGCGATGTGAACGGCAAGCCGCTCGTCTATCTCGACAATGCTGCCAGTGCGCAGACGCCTGACGCCGTGCTGGACTGCATGTCGAACCAGGCGCGAACAGCATACGCCAACGTCCATCGCGGCCTTCACACGCTCGCGAATGAGACAACGGAGGCCTATGAGGCTGCGCGCGGCAAGGTCCGCCATTTCCTGAACGCTGAAGGCGATGAGAACATCATCTTCACCAAGGGTGGCACGGAGGCCATGAACCTCGTCGCGTCCGGCATCACCGACATGATCGAGCCGGGTGACGAGATCGTCCTTTCGATCATGGAGCACCACTCCAACATCGTGCCATGGCACTTTCTGAGAGAGCGCCATGGCGCTGTCCTCAAATGGGTGCCGGTTCTCGAAGATGGCTCACTGGACATGGACGCGCTTGAGAAGGCGGTTGGTCCCAAAACCAAGCTCGTTACGCTGACCCATATGTCGAATATTCTGGGCACAAAAACCGATGCGCGCCGGGCAACCGAGATCGCGCATGCTGCTGGCGCCTATATCCTGATTGATGGTTGCCAGTCGGGGGTCCATCTCGATATCGACGTGCAGGACATCGGCTGTGATTTCTATGTCCTGACCGGACACAAGATTTACGGGCCAAGCGGTATCGGCGCGCTCTACGGCCGCATGGAGGCGCTCGAAGCGCTGCGTCCTTATCAGGGCGGCGGCGAAATGATCGAAATCGTCGAACAGGACCGCGTTACGTATAATTCACCACCGCACAAATTCGAAGCAGGCACACCGCCCATCCTGCAGGCTATCGGCTTCGGGGCTGCAATCGACTGGCTTTCAGCTTTCGATATGGATGAGGTGCGCACGCATGAGACCTCCTTGCTGAAAAAGGCGACAGAGGAGCTTACTGCGATCAATGGCGTCCGTATTCACGGGACATCCGAAGGCAAGGGCCCCGTCCTTTCCTTCAGCCTTGAAGGCGTGCATCCACACGACATTGCGCAACTACTGGACCGTTATGGTGTTGCCATACGTGCAGGTCACCATTGCGCTCAGCCATTGATGACCCACCTAGGGGTTAGTGCAACCGCACGCGCGAGTTTTGCGCTATACAATACACTCGATGAAGTTGACGCCTTTATCGGTGCGCTCAACAAAGCGCGCGGAATGTTGTTATAA
- a CDS encoding SUF system Fe-S cluster assembly protein: protein MPDDMSLSNTDQTLDAENSGAGDTKIPQEELDRLTDELIMAFKSVFDPEIPVDIYELGLIYKVDIDDDRKVDIDMTLTAPGCPVAGDMPGWVENAARTVEGVQDVEVRLTFDPPWDPSRMSDEARLALNML from the coding sequence ATGCCAGACGATATGAGCCTTTCGAACACTGATCAGACGCTCGACGCCGAAAACAGCGGCGCCGGCGACACGAAGATTCCACAGGAAGAACTCGACCGCCTGACGGACGAGCTGATCATGGCGTTCAAGTCGGTGTTTGACCCGGAAATTCCGGTCGACATCTACGAACTCGGTCTGATCTACAAGGTCGACATCGATGATGATCGCAAGGTCGATATCGATATGACGCTGACCGCGCCTGGGTGCCCGGTTGCCGGAGATATGCCTGGTTGGGTGGAAAATGCCGCCCGCACCGTCGAAGGTGTTCAGGATGTTGAGGTCCGGCTGACCTTCGATCCGCCCTGGGATCCGTCGCGCATGTCTGATGAAGCGCGCCTTGCGTTGAACATGCTGTAG
- a CDS encoding HesB/IscA family protein produces the protein MARRPRPQLVTLTDAAAERVEEIMAEKGAGYLRVGVKNGGCAGMEYVMDYVEAPADLDEIVEDKGVKIVVDAKAVLFLLGCTVDYETTMLHEKFVFGNPNQTDACGCGESVTITPAVAG, from the coding sequence ATGGCCAGAAGACCACGCCCACAACTTGTTACCCTGACAGACGCCGCTGCAGAGCGCGTTGAAGAGATCATGGCTGAAAAGGGCGCCGGCTATCTGCGTGTCGGCGTCAAGAATGGCGGCTGTGCAGGTATGGAATACGTGATGGACTACGTCGAAGCGCCCGCAGATCTCGATGAGATTGTCGAGGACAAGGGCGTAAAGATCGTTGTCGACGCGAAAGCTGTCCTCTTCCTGCTGGGCTGCACCGTCGATTATGAAACGACGATGCTTCACGAGAAGTTCGTTTTCGGTAACCCGAACCAGACAGATGCCTGTGGCTGCGGCGAGAGCGTGACGATCACTCCGGCAGTGGCCGGATAG
- the yajC gene encoding preprotein translocase subunit YajC — protein sequence MYSRLTLAGLTAASLAPMASAQEATGGMGGIVGQLIFFVPLILIFYFLLIRPANQRQKKHKQMIEAVGKGDTVITSGGLIGKVIRVTEQELSIEVADGVRVRIVRAMIADVRGKNEPVPAANDTKSS from the coding sequence ATGTATTCAAGACTAACGCTGGCAGGCCTGACGGCAGCAAGCCTCGCCCCCATGGCTTCTGCGCAGGAAGCAACTGGCGGCATGGGCGGCATCGTCGGACAGTTGATCTTCTTCGTTCCGCTGATCCTCATTTTCTACTTTCTGCTTATCCGGCCGGCCAACCAGCGCCAGAAGAAGCACAAGCAGATGATCGAGGCCGTCGGGAAGGGCGATACCGTCATCACGTCGGGCGGTCTGATCGGCAAGGTCATCAGGGTGACCGAGCAGGAACTCAGCATCGAAGTCGCCGACGGCGTCCGCGTGCGAATCGTCCGCGCAATGATTGCCGATGTTCGCGGCAAGAATGAACCGGTGCCTGCCGCTAACGATACCAAATCGTCCTGA